The following are encoded together in the Arcobacter aquimarinus genome:
- a CDS encoding HlyD family efflux transporter periplasmic adaptor subunit — MRIIWLCLLFISSIFANEYYAKLEPVESYQVKSAVSGKVIFSNSKLEGSKANNSVVIEIDSVVNKVELEQSRNKLKYIDEMLKIENNNYKRLNQVSSKSEFEKDTQKLKVINLESSKADMIIKIESLKDTISNKKLFEKSNYIYNISVKEGDYVNPGTLLYEAKDLSKGKLEIFIPIASINEIKNKEIYLDGQKSDVKISKIYNVADSVNISSYKVELILDNVDNFSRLVKIEFK; from the coding sequence ATGAGAATAATATGGCTTTGTTTATTATTTATAAGTTCTATATTTGCAAATGAATATTATGCAAAATTAGAGCCAGTTGAAAGTTATCAAGTAAAATCAGCAGTTTCAGGAAAAGTAATATTTTCAAATTCTAAACTTGAGGGTTCAAAAGCGAATAATTCTGTTGTTATTGAGATTGATTCAGTTGTAAATAAAGTGGAGTTAGAACAATCAAGAAATAAATTGAAATATATTGATGAGATGTTAAAAATCGAAAATAATAATTATAAAAGATTAAATCAAGTATCTTCAAAATCAGAGTTTGAAAAAGACACACAAAAATTAAAAGTTATTAATTTAGAATCTTCAAAGGCAGATATGATAATTAAAATAGAGAGTTTAAAAGATACTATTTCAAATAAAAAATTATTTGAAAAATCAAATTATATTTATAACATTTCTGTAAAAGAGGGGGATTATGTAAATCCTGGGACTTTATTGTATGAAGCAAAAGATTTATCAAAAGGAAAATTAGAGATTTTTATTCCAATTGCATCTATAAATGAGATAAAAAATAAAGAGATATATTTAGATGGTCAAAAAAGTGATGTTAAAATTTCTAAGATTTATAATGTAGCTGATTCTGTAAATATTTCATCTTATAAAGTTGAATTAATTTTAGATAATGTAGATAATTTTTCAAGGTTGGTAAAAATTGAATTCAAATAA
- a CDS encoding BatD family protein has translation MKIIKIFLLLQFLLFSSLFANVNLSINDKGIKGERFNFTIELTGESIDYFPDFSTIDENIVQEISTNVSTSFINGKITKIIKKSYSFEPTKSFIFPSLNFVIDGIEYKTPEKNIIIENPSKTISSIFDLSINSEKNEFYINENFILKVIFKYKKNMQIVDLSLDKPNFKDFWYKQIEKSRSYEEGEYNILELDFLLTPLNTNIKKIEPLSLNVKVLDESHKSFFSSTKVLKIYSNELNLNIKELPNNIILVGDFSIESIIDKQKVKAGEAISYKLKIKGNGNIDDIPDIKLPLTDITVYENKPIIKTKILENEYIGEYEKNFLLISDRSFEIPSLELEYFDKNRKEVIKKNTNSFYIEILSSDTKETVLQKEIKIEKQNEDLAKQLVAISILEQRVLFFILGVVSCLLIISLYFYVINSKQKKEYKNRPLTKRVSSSKSKEELIKILAIYLKVDSKLDELILKLEKDEDFKSLKKEILKVLKNLKL, from the coding sequence ATGAAAATAATTAAAATTTTTTTGTTATTACAATTTCTTCTTTTTTCTTCTTTATTTGCCAATGTAAATTTAAGTATAAATGATAAAGGGATAAAAGGTGAAAGATTTAATTTTACTATAGAACTTACAGGTGAAAGTATTGATTATTTCCCCGATTTTAGTACTATAGATGAAAATATAGTTCAAGAGATATCAACTAATGTCTCTACAAGTTTTATAAATGGTAAAATAACAAAAATTATAAAAAAAAGTTATTCTTTTGAGCCAACAAAAAGTTTTATTTTTCCTTCTCTTAATTTTGTGATAGATGGAATAGAATATAAAACTCCTGAAAAGAATATAATAATAGAAAATCCTTCAAAAACTATATCTTCTATTTTTGATTTATCAATAAATAGTGAGAAAAATGAATTTTATATAAATGAAAACTTTATATTAAAGGTTATTTTTAAATATAAGAAAAATATGCAAATAGTTGATTTATCTCTTGATAAACCAAATTTTAAAGATTTTTGGTACAAACAAATAGAAAAATCTAGAAGTTATGAAGAGGGTGAGTATAATATCCTTGAACTTGATTTTTTATTGACTCCTTTAAATACGAATATAAAGAAAATAGAACCTTTATCTTTAAATGTTAAAGTTTTAGATGAAAGTCACAAATCTTTTTTTTCATCTACAAAAGTATTGAAAATATATTCAAATGAGTTAAATCTAAATATAAAAGAATTACCAAATAATATAATATTAGTTGGTGATTTTTCAATTGAATCAATTATTGATAAACAAAAAGTAAAGGCTGGTGAAGCAATATCTTATAAGCTAAAAATAAAAGGAAATGGAAATATCGATGATATCCCTGATATAAAACTTCCTTTAACAGATATTACTGTATATGAAAATAAGCCTATTATCAAAACAAAGATTTTAGAAAATGAATATATAGGAGAATATGAAAAAAACTTTTTATTAATTTCTGATAGAAGTTTTGAAATACCTTCTTTAGAGTTAGAATATTTTGATAAAAATAGAAAAGAAGTTATTAAAAAAAATACAAATAGTTTTTATATAGAGATTTTATCAAGTGATACAAAAGAGACTGTTTTACAAAAAGAGATAAAAATAGAAAAGCAAAATGAGGATTTAGCAAAACAGCTTGTTGCAATCTCTATATTAGAACAAAGAGTTTTATTTTTTATTTTAGGAGTTGTTTCTTGTTTATTAATTATAAGTTTATATTTTTATGTTATAAATTCAAAGCAAAAAAAAGAGTATAAAAATAGACCTTTAACTAAAAGAGTTTCAAGTTCAAAATCCAAAGAAGAGTTGATAAAAATTTTAGCTATTTATTTAAAAGTAGATTCAAAATTGGATGAATTGATATTAAAACTTGAAAAAGATGAGGATTTTAAATCTTTAAAAAAAGAGATTTTAAAAGTATTAAAAAATTTAAAATTATAA
- the flhA gene encoding flagellar biosynthesis protein FlhA: MNIKKIFSKDLIIVALFIAILAIIIVPLPKGILDFFLIISLSLSLLILLISLYIQKPSDLTTFPTLILILALFRLALNIATTRSILSEGHNGPEAVSSIISAFGEFVVGGDMVIGIIVFIILVLINFMVVTKGATRVAEVTARFTLDSMPGKQMAIDADLNAGFIDDKEAQERRKSLISEANFYGAMDGSSKFVKGDAVAGIIITMVNLVGGLLIGLFQHDMTVAQSGEIYTILTIGDGLVAQIPALILSTATAIIITRSNMDEERFANQSVNQLIKDSKSLMLVGMGMVLFGFVPGFPTGILMVMGLLMIFIGYVISMIESEKDNVLTRLFKAEPAKAKIDENVSTLKDKKKSMAVPDEGQTIENIMKLEVLELKLGIRLLQLVQGNSELLDKIKAIRKNIASELGFIIPQIRISDDANLGANEYQLYLKRIPLVKGRIEVDKLLAMGGLGNEKLTGLHVKEPVFNLDATWITPELKEEALMKGFTVVDAPTIISTHISEIIKRHAEDIITRQDIVDIVERLKKDFPIVIEEAMKVTSYGSLLKVCKDLLHEKIPIVDMLTIIEAVADIAEFTKAPEILLEHVRAKLYRLITQKFKDTDGILHIITIKPDLEQQFIGKLQEHHGVSQLMLSIAEINNLVTKTKQLLDTVEGKGFSKICMVVDPVLRKRISEIYEKFGLQVSVLSHAELDSRANFAIEGTLEF; this comes from the coding sequence ATGAATATAAAAAAGATATTTTCAAAAGATTTAATTATTGTTGCATTGTTTATTGCAATACTTGCAATTATAATTGTTCCTTTACCAAAGGGAATTTTAGATTTCTTTTTGATTATATCTTTATCTTTGTCTTTATTAATTTTATTAATCTCATTATATATTCAAAAGCCATCTGATTTAACAACTTTTCCAACACTTATTTTGATTTTAGCATTATTTCGTTTGGCTTTAAATATTGCAACAACTAGATCTATTTTAAGTGAGGGACATAATGGTCCTGAAGCTGTAAGCTCCATAATTTCAGCTTTTGGAGAGTTTGTTGTTGGTGGAGATATGGTTATTGGTATAATCGTATTTATTATATTAGTTTTGATTAATTTTATGGTTGTAACAAAAGGTGCTACAAGGGTTGCTGAGGTAACAGCAAGATTTACACTTGATTCTATGCCTGGTAAACAAATGGCAATTGATGCTGACTTAAATGCTGGATTTATTGATGATAAAGAGGCACAAGAAAGACGGAAGTCTTTAATATCTGAAGCAAATTTCTATGGAGCAATGGATGGATCATCAAAATTTGTAAAAGGTGATGCAGTTGCTGGTATTATAATCACTATGGTTAATTTAGTTGGTGGTTTATTAATAGGGCTTTTTCAACATGATATGACAGTTGCACAATCAGGTGAAATTTATACAATTTTAACTATTGGAGATGGATTAGTAGCTCAAATTCCAGCACTTATTTTATCTACAGCAACGGCAATTATCATTACTCGTTCAAATATGGATGAGGAAAGGTTTGCTAATCAATCAGTAAATCAGCTTATTAAAGATAGTAAGTCTTTAATGCTAGTTGGTATGGGAATGGTGTTATTTGGTTTTGTACCAGGATTCCCAACAGGTATTTTAATGGTTATGGGTCTTTTAATGATTTTCATAGGTTATGTTATAAGCATGATAGAGAGTGAAAAAGATAATGTATTAACTAGACTTTTTAAAGCAGAACCTGCAAAAGCAAAAATTGATGAAAATGTATCAACTTTAAAAGATAAGAAAAAAAGTATGGCTGTTCCTGATGAGGGACAAACAATTGAAAATATTATGAAATTAGAAGTTTTAGAGTTGAAACTTGGAATTAGATTATTACAACTTGTTCAAGGAAATTCTGAATTACTTGATAAAATAAAAGCAATTAGAAAAAATATTGCAAGTGAGTTAGGATTTATAATCCCTCAAATTAGAATTTCTGATGATGCTAATTTAGGAGCAAATGAATATCAATTATATTTAAAAAGGATTCCTTTAGTAAAAGGAAGAATTGAGGTTGATAAACTTCTTGCAATGGGTGGATTAGGAAATGAAAAATTGACAGGTTTACATGTAAAAGAACCTGTTTTTAATCTTGATGCTACATGGATAACTCCTGAATTAAAAGAAGAGGCATTGATGAAAGGTTTTACTGTTGTTGATGCTCCTACAATTATCTCAACACATATTTCAGAAATTATTAAACGTCATGCTGAAGATATTATAACTAGACAAGACATAGTGGATATTGTTGAAAGATTGAAAAAAGATTTCCCTATAGTTATTGAAGAGGCTATGAAGGTTACTTCTTATGGTTCTTTATTAAAAGTTTGTAAAGACTTATTACATGAAAAAATACCAATTGTTGATATGTTAACTATTATTGAAGCTGTTGCTGATATTGCAGAATTTACAAAAGCTCCTGAAATATTACTTGAACATGTAAGGGCAAAACTTTATAGATTAATAACTCAAAAATTCAAAGATACAGATGGAATTTTACATATAATTACAATAAAACCAGATTTGGAACAGCAATTTATTGGAAAACTTCAAGAACATCATGGAGTTTCTCAATTGATGCTTTCAATTGCAGAAATTAATAATCTTGTTACAAAAACAAAACAACTTCTAGATACAGTTGAAGGAAAAGGTTTCTCAAAAATATGCATGGTTGTAGATCCAGTTTTAAGAAAAAGAATCTCAGAGATTTATGAAAAATTTGGTTTACAAGTATCTGTTTTATCGCACGCAGAACTTGATTCAAGGGCAAATTTTGCAATAGAAGGAACTTTAGAGTTCTAA
- the flgL gene encoding flagellar hook-associated protein FlgL, translating to MISQIDQTMYRLKNLDSLQQKLSYQSSTGKKLQDGSDDSVLYSRELVVDDKIRTFEGLKTQIERTKIQNDSSDSAMEEIKKIMESINAELIKANTDTTSSDGLKAIALNIAGMKENLYDLANTQVEGEYVFSGSNSAIKPFEKNSAGEIIYQGDNKLRKVPVEEGSYRERGINGFDSMMYTSSSALRNENLTFNQNDRILDQDGNEWKLNSPTNDTLTKYDLDGNVTAETLTPVNLDPVTNTFSVTIPNTFPNGTKFEAKTTIFNMLDNVVNALNKVDSVGNPITDAQSKELIAKGLDSVKKSFDDLNIAHAELGSRNKIFLNSLDRVSSKLTQLNILSQELGAANLTEVAVKAKALELTYTALYSTISKTNQLSLVNFIN from the coding sequence ATGATTAGTCAAATAGATCAAACTATGTACAGATTAAAAAATTTAGATAGTTTACAACAAAAGCTTTCATATCAATCATCTACAGGTAAAAAATTACAAGATGGAAGTGATGATTCAGTTCTATATTCTAGAGAATTGGTTGTTGATGATAAAATCAGAACTTTTGAGGGTTTAAAAACTCAGATTGAAAGAACTAAAATTCAAAATGATAGCTCTGATTCAGCAATGGAAGAGATAAAAAAAATTATGGAAAGTATTAACGCTGAATTAATAAAAGCAAATACAGATACTACAAGTAGTGATGGATTAAAAGCAATAGCTTTAAACATTGCGGGTATGAAAGAAAATCTTTATGATTTAGCAAATACTCAAGTAGAAGGTGAGTATGTATTCTCAGGTTCAAATTCAGCGATAAAACCTTTTGAGAAAAATTCAGCTGGTGAAATAATTTATCAAGGAGATAATAAGTTAAGAAAAGTTCCAGTAGAAGAAGGTTCTTATAGAGAAAGAGGAATTAATGGTTTTGATTCTATGATGTATACTTCATCATCAGCTTTAAGAAATGAAAATTTAACTTTTAATCAAAATGATAGAATTTTAGATCAAGATGGAAATGAGTGGAAATTAAATTCTCCTACTAATGATACATTAACAAAATATGATTTAGATGGTAATGTTACTGCAGAAACATTGACTCCTGTTAATTTAGATCCAGTGACAAACACATTTTCAGTTACTATTCCAAATACTTTTCCTAATGGAACAAAATTTGAAGCAAAAACTACAATTTTTAATATGTTAGATAATGTTGTAAATGCTTTAAATAAAGTTGATTCAGTAGGAAATCCAATTACTGATGCTCAATCTAAAGAGTTGATTGCTAAAGGTTTGGATAGTGTAAAAAAGTCATTTGATGATTTAAATATTGCTCATGCAGAACTAGGAAGTAGAAATAAAATATTTCTAAACTCATTAGATAGAGTTAGTTCAAAATTAACACAGTTGAATATTTTATCTCAAGAGTTAGGTGCTGCTAATTTAACAGAAGTAGCAGTAAAAGCAAAAGCTTTAGAATTAACTTATACTGCATTGTATTCAACAATAAGTAAAACAAATCAATTATCGCTAGTTAATTTTATAAATTAA
- the fliI gene encoding flagellar protein export ATPase FliI, producing MNIDDILNRIDETNLSIAFGRITNISTTTLSATGLEVAVGDIVKIESVQHLYTVLGMVASISDKNFTVVPFSFIEGFRINDKVYLQKDGLSVRCGYGLVGRVVNALGEPIDDKGKIENIEENSAINKVSMPALERGIIDKRFSTGVKAIDSMLTCGKGQKVGIFAGSGVGKSTLMGMIVKGCEAQIKVVALIGERGREIPEFIHYNLNNSLENTVIVAATSDESALMRKYGAFTAMAIAEFFRDRGHDVLLMMDSVTRFAMAQREIGLSTGEPPVSRGYPPSVFALLPQLMERAGNSKKGSITAFFTVLVDGDDMNDPIADQSRSILDGHIVLTRDLTEQGFYPPINILKSASRVIDKVVTKEHYNDFLKLKRVLSLIKENEVLVRVGAYKTGMDPELDNAMAKKEQIREFLIQDSQKLFDFNETIANFRKVLQ from the coding sequence ATGAATATAGATGATATTTTAAATAGAATTGATGAAACAAATCTCTCTATAGCATTTGGAAGAATTACAAATATATCAACTACAACTTTAAGTGCTACGGGGCTTGAAGTTGCAGTTGGTGATATTGTTAAGATTGAATCAGTACAACATTTATATACTGTTTTGGGTATGGTAGCATCAATAAGTGATAAAAATTTTACAGTTGTTCCTTTTTCATTTATTGAAGGATTTAGGATAAATGATAAGGTTTATTTACAAAAAGATGGGTTAAGTGTTAGATGTGGTTATGGATTGGTAGGTAGAGTTGTGAATGCCTTAGGTGAGCCAATTGATGATAAAGGTAAAATAGAAAATATTGAGGAAAATTCTGCAATAAATAAAGTTTCAATGCCTGCTTTGGAAAGAGGAATTATTGATAAAAGATTTTCAACAGGAGTAAAAGCTATAGATTCAATGCTAACTTGTGGAAAAGGGCAAAAAGTAGGAATATTTGCAGGTTCTGGAGTTGGAAAATCAACTCTAATGGGAATGATTGTAAAAGGTTGTGAAGCTCAAATAAAAGTTGTAGCACTAATTGGAGAAAGGGGGCGTGAAATCCCTGAATTTATACATTATAATTTAAATAATAGTTTAGAAAATACAGTTATTGTAGCTGCTACTTCTGATGAATCTGCTTTAATGAGAAAATATGGTGCATTTACAGCCATGGCAATTGCTGAATTTTTTAGGGATAGAGGTCATGATGTACTTTTGATGATGGATTCAGTAACAAGATTTGCGATGGCTCAAAGAGAAATAGGTTTAAGTACAGGAGAGCCTCCTGTTAGTCGTGGATATCCACCTTCTGTTTTCGCACTTTTACCACAATTAATGGAAAGAGCAGGAAATAGTAAAAAAGGCTCTATAACTGCATTTTTTACAGTTTTAGTTGATGGCGATGATATGAATGATCCAATTGCAGATCAAAGTAGGTCTATTTTAGATGGTCATATTGTATTAACAAGAGATTTAACAGAGCAGGGGTTTTATCCTCCTATAAATATATTAAAATCCGCTTCAAGGGTGATTGATAAAGTAGTTACAAAAGAACATTATAATGATTTCTTAAAGTTAAAAAGAGTATTATCATTAATAAAAGAGAATGAAGTTTTAGTTAGAGTTGGTGCATACAAAACTGGTATGGATCCGGAACTTGATAATGCAATGGCAAAAAAAGAGCAAATAAGAGAATTTTTAATTCAAGATTCTCAAAAGCTTTTTGACTTTAATGAGACCATTGCTAATTTTAGAAAGGTTTTACAATGA
- a CDS encoding tetratricopeptide repeat protein, with product MKLLITLFLLVNVLNANKDFYYSFIDSTGEQISEQRKQEISDGFDILQNAKNLARDGKIDEAYTQVKDFKEKNKIRVLTSDIMILYSELVLKKQTKRLILEASNELERAINSSLINQTDLSKAYMLLVELKLEINKIEDAKYFAQVIIDNFDDELTKTYGKISLAKVFKYQKDYSKAITYLYEILTLTKNKEVATVVADELFDVYVLAGELEKANELIKQVLRTNIEFYANDSFVANRKINRLIKAGMPEHAAEILRELLKRTSKDDVIEDFKYKLANTYMIMYDRTNYYLEKAKDLYKDIINDYSQGIHANNSKMFIDEILMRQGFLTPSVVAAKYQDNEAMQQKSLLQELMNDIKDKKYEQVLKTEKVYRKISNEIVKRFGYNSIDEILDEVNIDLIKDYLSQGKCSELSELLKTSRSETLEKLIEDESVKYNFFECLIEAPYERAYYQIKETFNKTRDANIYLYLERMAFNLNLIDEAFDFSAKVEMVDDKAVLAKEFMYRYQLNKIKNEPNAMEKFFIYTFMNKDFIKANESNPMIIDLYHDYYLYLLQIDEKKEAEEILQKLYDKQKDVKAFIYSPFVETELSRIEKEKNNYQKSVDYLLEAISNTRKLKPNDEVKIYYDILSLYESLGDKNKKTEYILKCKEVKDTTESLYKKMCDEM from the coding sequence TTGAAATTATTAATTACACTATTTTTATTAGTAAATGTTTTAAATGCAAACAAAGATTTTTATTATAGTTTTATAGATTCAACAGGTGAGCAAATATCAGAGCAGAGGAAACAAGAAATTTCCGATGGTTTCGATATTTTACAAAATGCTAAAAATTTAGCAAGAGATGGAAAAATAGATGAAGCTTATACTCAAGTAAAGGATTTTAAAGAAAAAAATAAAATAAGAGTTTTAACTTCTGATATTATGATTTTATATTCTGAATTAGTTTTGAAAAAACAGACTAAAAGATTGATACTTGAAGCTTCAAATGAACTTGAACGTGCCATAAATTCTTCTTTAATAAACCAAACAGATTTATCAAAAGCATATATGTTATTGGTTGAATTAAAACTTGAAATAAATAAAATAGAGGACGCAAAATATTTTGCTCAAGTTATTATTGATAATTTTGATGATGAGTTAACTAAAACTTATGGGAAAATATCTTTGGCAAAAGTTTTTAAATATCAAAAGGATTATTCAAAAGCTATAACTTATTTGTATGAAATTCTTACTTTAACAAAAAATAAAGAAGTGGCAACTGTGGTTGCTGATGAACTATTTGATGTTTATGTTTTAGCTGGAGAGTTAGAAAAAGCAAATGAGTTAATAAAACAAGTATTAAGAACAAATATAGAATTTTATGCAAATGATTCTTTTGTTGCAAATAGAAAAATTAATAGATTGATAAAAGCAGGTATGCCAGAACATGCAGCAGAGATTTTAAGAGAATTATTAAAAAGAACAAGTAAAGATGATGTAATAGAAGATTTTAAATATAAATTAGCAAATACTTATATGATAATGTATGATAGAACAAATTATTATTTAGAAAAAGCAAAAGACTTGTATAAAGATATTATAAATGATTATTCTCAAGGAATTCATGCAAATAATTCAAAGATGTTTATTGATGAAATTCTTATGAGACAAGGTTTTTTAACACCTAGTGTAGTTGCTGCAAAATATCAAGATAATGAAGCAATGCAACAAAAATCATTACTTCAAGAATTAATGAATGATATAAAAGATAAAAAATATGAACAAGTTTTAAAAACAGAAAAAGTATATAGAAAAATATCAAATGAGATAGTAAAAAGGTTTGGTTATAACTCTATTGATGAGATCTTAGATGAGGTAAATATAGATTTAATAAAAGATTATTTATCTCAAGGAAAATGTTCTGAGTTAAGTGAACTTTTAAAAACTTCAAGAAGTGAAACATTAGAAAAATTGATTGAAGATGAGAGTGTAAAATATAACTTCTTTGAATGTTTAATAGAAGCTCCTTATGAAAGAGCTTATTATCAAATAAAAGAGACTTTTAATAAGACAAGAGATGCAAATATATATTTATATCTTGAAAGAATGGCATTTAATTTAAATTTGATTGATGAAGCATTTGATTTCTCAGCAAAAGTTGAAATGGTTGATGACAAGGCGGTTTTAGCAAAAGAGTTTATGTATAGATACCAGTTAAATAAAATAAAAAATGAACCAAATGCTATGGAAAAATTCTTTATTTATACTTTTATGAATAAAGATTTTATAAAAGCAAACGAATCAAATCCTATGATTATAGATTTATATCATGATTATTATTTATATTTGTTACAAATTGATGAGAAAAAAGAGGCTGAAGAAATTTTACAAAAACTTTATGATAAGCAAAAAGATGTAAAAGCATTTATTTATTCTCCTTTTGTAGAAACTGAATTATCAAGAATAGAAAAAGAAAAAAATAATTATCAAAAATCTGTTGATTATTTATTAGAAGCAATATCTAACACAAGAAAATTAAAACCAAATGATGAAGTAAAAATATATTATGATATTTTAAGTTTATATGAAAGTTTAGGCGATAAAAATAAAAAAACTGAATATATTTTGAAATGTAAAGAAGTAAAAGATACAACAGAAAGTCTTTATAAAAAAATGTGTGATGAGATGTAA
- the flhB gene encoding flagellar biosynthesis protein FlhB, whose translation MADEEEKTEEPTSKKIEDAKKEGNVNKSMEVTGAAILFFASLYLLFFSSFSLLEIKKLMMYSYGFIGQELDSTVFFSITYSMTITLLKALAPIFILVVVLSLATNWMQFGFITVPLKFDLQKLDPIKGMKNIFGLKKLIEAFKLTLKLIIIMIVMFILFILTNKDFLAIMDMETNATISIMVQLTIYFILAILLILIIFAIIDFYFSRHYYMKSLRMSKQEIKDEFKNMEGDPLVKGRIRRIQMQMAQKRMMSNVPDADVVITNPTHYAVALKYDNKVNSAPLVVGKGIDFLALKIKDVAREHDIPIIENPALARSLYEQIDIDREIPSDFYKAMAEIFSYVYELKRKR comes from the coding sequence ATGGCAGATGAAGAAGAAAAAACCGAAGAACCTACATCCAAAAAAATAGAGGATGCCAAAAAAGAGGGAAATGTTAATAAGTCAATGGAAGTAACAGGTGCAGCTATTTTATTTTTTGCTTCACTGTATTTACTTTTTTTCTCATCTTTTTCTTTATTAGAAATAAAAAAGTTAATGATGTATTCTTATGGTTTTATAGGACAAGAATTAGATAGTACAGTATTTTTTTCTATTACTTATAGTATGACTATAACTTTACTTAAAGCATTAGCACCAATTTTTATTTTAGTGGTAGTTTTATCATTAGCTACTAATTGGATGCAATTTGGATTTATAACTGTTCCTTTAAAATTTGATTTACAAAAGCTTGACCCAATTAAAGGAATGAAAAATATTTTTGGATTAAAAAAATTAATTGAAGCTTTTAAATTAACACTTAAATTAATAATTATTATGATTGTTATGTTTATTCTTTTTATATTAACTAACAAAGATTTTTTAGCAATTATGGATATGGAAACAAACGCAACTATATCTATTATGGTGCAATTGACAATCTATTTTATTTTAGCAATTCTTTTAATTCTTATTATTTTTGCTATAATAGATTTTTATTTTTCAAGACATTATTATATGAAATCTTTAAGAATGAGTAAACAAGAAATTAAAGATGAATTTAAAAATATGGAAGGAGATCCTTTAGTAAAGGGTCGAATTAGAAGAATACAGATGCAAATGGCTCAAAAAAGAATGATGAGTAATGTTCCTGATGCAGATGTTGTTATAACAAATCCAACCCATTATGCTGTTGCATTAAAATATGATAATAAAGTGAATTCTGCACCTTTAGTTGTTGGAAAAGGAATAGATTTTCTGGCTTTAAAAATTAAAGATGTAGCAAGAGAACATGATATTCCAATAATTGAGAATCCAGCATTAGCTAGGTCTTTATATGAGCAAATTGATATAGATAGAGAAATTCCAAGTGACTTTTATAAGGCTATGGCAGAAATTTTTTCGTATGTATATGAGTTAAAAAGAAAAAGGTAA
- a CDS encoding flagellar biosynthetic protein FliR produces MEAFLSLLNEETLYQFLLLFARIVAFVAFMPVFGHSAISPTIRIAFAFYITVFVFPLVTISSEINQDNFLISLISEITLGLVASMFINIIFSAVKVIGEFIEYSTALSMAMMFDPTTGSQEGLIAKLLYWIALMLFFQTGMYEMTIVILVKSFSLINLGSFDIFSYNGIQLAIDEIKRMFAFAFAFALPLFFIGFIMDVYYGYGTRSMPSFSPFVITFQLKFALIFVFLILAMEIFSEAFTNYFIDKFQ; encoded by the coding sequence ATGGAAGCTTTTTTATCACTACTTAATGAAGAGACTTTGTATCAGTTTCTTCTTTTATTTGCAAGAATTGTAGCTTTTGTGGCTTTTATGCCAGTTTTTGGTCATAGTGCAATTAGCCCAACTATCAGAATAGCCTTTGCTTTTTATATTACAGTTTTTGTTTTTCCTTTAGTTACAATCTCTTCTGAAATAAATCAAGATAATTTTTTAATTAGTTTAATTTCTGAGATAACTTTAGGTTTGGTTGCTTCGATGTTTATAAATATTATTTTTTCAGCTGTAAAAGTAATAGGTGAATTTATAGAGTATTCAACCGCTTTATCAATGGCTATGATGTTTGATCCCACAACAGGTTCTCAAGAAGGATTAATAGCAAAATTACTTTATTGGATAGCATTAATGTTATTTTTCCAAACAGGCATGTATGAAATGACTATTGTAATATTAGTAAAAAGTTTTTCATTGATAAATTTAGGTAGCTTTGATATATTTTCTTATAATGGGATACAATTAGCAATTGATGAAATAAAAAGAATGTTCGCTTTTGCTTTTGCTTTTGCTTTGCCATTATTTTTTATTGGATTTATAATGGATGTTTATTACGGATATGGAACTAGATCTATGCCTTCATTTTCACCTTTTGTTATAACATTTCAGTTAAAATTTGCATTAATATTTGTTTTTCTAATATTGGCAATGGAAATTTTTTCAGAAGCATTTACAAATTATTTTATAGATAAATTTCAATAA